The proteins below are encoded in one region of Eulemur rufifrons isolate Redbay chromosome 2, OSU_ERuf_1, whole genome shotgun sequence:
- the LOC138401003 gene encoding CD209 antigen-like protein 2 — protein sequence MSDSKELGLLEEERLTGSSSGFFARDLGSHQTPGPRSSAGCLGRSPLVLLFLAFMLLAVLLVTIVVQVSKLPSSLGQEQSRQEEIYQELTQLKAGVREFPERSRQDEIYQELTQLKAAVDHLCRPCPWQWTFFQGNCYFFSYSQRNWHDSITACQDVGAQLVVIKGEEEQNFLQLQSSRRNRFSWIGMSDLTHEGTWQWVDGSPLPPSLTKHWYSGEPNNIGEEDCVEIFSQGWNDHRCDTAKFWICKKSAASCSSEEGRVPSSVPAAPTQSAEWQNVPHF from the exons ATGAGTGACTCCAAAGAGCTGGGTCTcctgg AGGAGGAACGGCTGACAGGCAGCAGCAGTGGATTTTTTGCCAGAGACTTAGGATCACACCAGACTCCTGGACCCAGAAGCTCTGCAG GGTGTCTGGGCCGCAGCCCCCTGGTGCTGCTGTTTCTGGCTTTCATGCTCCTTGCTGTGCTCCTGGTGACCATCGTCGTCCAAG TCTCCAAgctccccagctccctggggcaggagcagtcCAGGCAGGAGGAGATCTACCAGGAACTGACCCAGCTGAAGGCTGGAGTCCGTGAGTTTCCAGAAAGGTCCAGGCAGGATGAGATCTACCAGGAACTGACCCAGCTGAAGGCTGCAGTTG ACCACCTGTGTCGCCCCTGTCCCTGGCAATGGACATTCTTCCAAGGAAACTGTTACTTCTTCTCCTACTCCCAACGGAACTGGCACGACTCCATCACCGCCTGCCAGGATGTGGGGGCCCAGCTGGTCGTCATCAAAGGTGAAGAGGAGCAG AACTTCCTACAGCTGCAGAGTTCCAGGAGGAACCGCTTCTCCTGGATTGGGATGTCCGACCTGACTCATGAAGGCACGTGGCAGTGGGTGGACGGTTCGCCTCTGCCGCCCAG CCTCACCAAGCATTGGTACAGCGGGGAGCCCAACAACATCGGGGAGGAAGACTGTGTGGAAATATTCAGCCAGGGCTGGAATGACCACAGATGCGATACTGCCAAATTCTGGATCTGCAAAAAGTCCGCAGCCTCCTGCTCCAGCGAGGAAGGGCGGGTTCCTTCCTCAGTCCCTGCTGCCCCAACCCAGTCTGCTGAATGGCAGAACGTTCCCCACTTTTAA